From the Mustelus asterias chromosome 22, sMusAst1.hap1.1, whole genome shotgun sequence genome, one window contains:
- the LOC144510104 gene encoding golgin subfamily A member 7-like isoform X1, whose amino-acid sequence MLNSLLYVLVLAPGVFLLGYGLTGILNLVILCQTHCLQDLRQNTALASKVFIQRDYSSGTVCQFQTKFPSELETRIDRQQFEETIRVLNNLYAEAEKVGGQSYVEGCLACLTAYTIFLCMETHYEKVLKKIAKYIQEQNEKMYAPRGLIIVDPIERGLRVIEISIYEDRSFNSAR is encoded by the exons ATGTTGAACTCTCTGCTGTATGTTTTGGTCCTTGCCCCTGGGGTATTCCTGTTGGGTTATGGTCTCACAGGAATACTCAACCTGGTGATACTTTGCCAG ACACATTGCTTGCAAGACCTGAGGCAGAACACAGCATTGGCATCCAAAGTCTTCATACAGAGAGACTACTCCAGTGGGACTGTGTGCCAGTTTCAGACGAAATTCCCTTCTGAGTTGGAGACCAGG ATTGACAGGCAGCAGTTCGAAGAAACCATCAGGGTACTAAACAACCTTTATGCGGAGGCCGAGAAGGTTGGGGGACAGTCCTATGTGGAGGGTTGCTTGGCATGCTTGACTGCCTACACCATTTTCTTGTGCATGGAGACCCATTATGAGAAG GTGTTGAAAAAGATCGCCAAATATATCCAGGAACAGAATGAGAAGATGTACGCACCGCGAGGCCTCATCATAGTCGATCCAATTGAAAGAGGATTGAGAGTT